A region from the Persephonella sp. genome encodes:
- a CDS encoding ABC transporter permease subunit encodes MVLKLLKYEFFNMFRNKWIIFYFLFFLMLTTALFYFAKSPAKVVATLLQLVILVIPLISLILGTIFMYDSRNFTELLLSLPIKRSSIYISKYLGTTISLSVSFALGVLLPYFFFIRSLEESPEYFLYFSLVASGIFLTLIFVAFAFLIATFFEDRVKGFGASILLWLYTTLIYDGIILFIIIYFKDYPLENPVLLLSVLNPVDIARIFVILKLDIAALLGYTGAIFQKFFDTKLGIFLSLGVLFVWIFLPLFAGLYKFKKKDF; translated from the coding sequence ATGGTTCTTAAACTTTTAAAATACGAATTTTTTAATATGTTCAGAAATAAATGGATAATATTTTATTTTCTGTTTTTCCTTATGCTCACAACAGCTCTGTTTTATTTTGCAAAATCACCTGCAAAGGTTGTGGCAACACTGCTTCAGCTTGTTATTCTGGTAATTCCTCTTATAAGCCTGATTTTAGGAACTATCTTTATGTATGACTCAAGAAACTTTACTGAGCTACTGCTTTCACTACCTATCAAAAGAAGCAGTATATACATATCAAAATACTTAGGGACAACAATATCACTGTCTGTAAGTTTTGCCCTTGGTGTTTTACTTCCTTATTTCTTTTTTATCAGATCTTTAGAAGAATCACCTGAATACTTTTTGTATTTTTCCCTTGTGGCATCAGGAATATTTTTAACACTAATATTTGTAGCTTTTGCCTTTTTAATCGCTACTTTTTTTGAAGATCGGGTAAAAGGTTTTGGAGCTTCAATTCTGCTGTGGCTTTACACAACACTTATTTATGACGGAATAATACTGTTTATCATTATTTACTTCAAAGATTATCCTCTGGAAAACCCTGTTTTACTCCTTTCGGTTTTAAATCCTGTGGACATTGCAAGAATTTTTGTTATTTTAAAACTTGACATAGCTGCTCTCTTAGGATACACAGGGGCAATATTCCAGAAATTTTTTGACACGAAACTGGGCATATTTTTATCTCTGGGGGTGCTCTTTGTGTGGATATTCCTCCCCTTATTTGCAGGGCTGTATAAATTTAAGAAAAAAGATTTTTAG
- a CDS encoding copper chaperone PCu(A)C translates to MGKIFAALLVIVGFVYAKPEIIIEDPWVRAVPPTAKNTALFMVIKNVGDEADILIGVKTNISKMVSIHKTVNQNGVMKMVHVDRLPVPAGKSVVLKPGGYHIMVMGLKKDIKAGDNVKFTLIFEKSGEITIKAPVKMK, encoded by the coding sequence ATGGGAAAAATATTTGCAGCTTTACTTGTAATTGTAGGATTTGTATATGCAAAGCCTGAAATTATAATTGAGGATCCGTGGGTCAGGGCAGTTCCTCCAACAGCAAAAAATACAGCTCTTTTCATGGTTATAAAAAATGTTGGTGATGAAGCAGATATTCTAATCGGCGTAAAAACGAATATATCTAAAATGGTTTCCATACACAAAACTGTAAACCAGAATGGGGTAATGAAGATGGTTCATGTTGATAGGCTTCCTGTTCCTGCCGGCAAAAGTGTAGTGCTAAAGCCTGGAGGGTATCATATTATGGTTATGGGGCTGAAAAAGGATATAAAAGCAGGGGATAATGTTAAATTCACATTAATTTTTGAAAAATCAGGCGAAATAACCATAAAAGCACCTGTTAAAATGAAATAG
- a CDS encoding ABC transporter ATP-binding protein produces the protein MVKVKNLHKKFGKIEVLKGINIELKKGQVVAILGPNGSGKTTLIKSILGLVIPTSGEIYIKGESATYSWDYRKYIGYMPQTAVFPENLTLKELINMLVDIRKEGYNPNIKESFIQGFKLHQYMDKKLKTLSGGTKQKVSALITFMFDPELYFLDEPTVGLDPISSSFLKDKIREQVERERLVVLTSHIMSEVEEIADYIIFLLEGVVYVQGSVKEIIENSGEKNLERAIAKLMERGYGS, from the coding sequence ATGGTCAAAGTAAAAAACCTTCACAAAAAATTTGGAAAAATTGAAGTCCTTAAAGGAATAAATATTGAGCTGAAAAAAGGACAGGTTGTTGCTATACTGGGACCAAACGGCTCAGGAAAAACAACTCTTATAAAATCTATTTTAGGGCTTGTTATTCCCACATCAGGAGAAATATACATAAAAGGGGAAAGTGCAACCTACAGCTGGGATTACAGAAAGTATATCGGTTATATGCCCCAGACCGCAGTTTTCCCGGAAAATTTGACGCTTAAGGAACTTATAAACATGCTTGTTGATATCAGAAAAGAGGGTTATAACCCAAACATTAAAGAAAGCTTCATACAAGGCTTCAAACTTCACCAATATATGGACAAAAAACTTAAAACATTATCAGGGGGAACAAAACAGAAGGTTAGTGCTCTAATAACCTTTATGTTTGATCCTGAGCTTTACTTTCTTGATGAACCCACTGTTGGGCTGGATCCTATATCAAGCAGTTTTCTAAAAGATAAAATAAGAGAGCAGGTTGAAAGGGAAAGGCTTGTTGTTTTGACATCACATATAATGAGCGAGGTTGAGGAAATAGCTGACTATATAATTTTTCTGCTTGAGGGGGTTGTTTATGTTCAGGGATCTGTGAAAGAGATAATTGAAAATTCTGGCGAAAAAAATTTAGAAAGGGCGATCGCAAAGCTGATGGAGAGAGGGTATGGTTCTTAA
- a CDS encoding TonB-dependent receptor, protein MRKLLAAGLVLPTFFYASAQEVIKIKKITVAEEITAEETVGETRETTGEEIKITRQIDVGEILSNLFPEVNHIRKGGTANDITIRGFGRDNINVLIDGQRIYGACPNRMDPPIFHMSTRQVKEVQILEGPFDVANQGSLAGVVNLISKDPDKGKGGSLYFTGGYFNYLHGGFDGYAGNDLARVLVGYSKQYSKPYKSGEGKKITEYANYKSSEIDHTAFDIDNAWAKIVITPNNENEIKINYAFDEAKDVLYPYLLMDAVYDRTHRVNGEYFIKPLGVKISAYWNFVKHDMQDRWRTTSATWTRGYMMRTLAKTKTYGAKVEKGLSIGDIKLQTGVDAYLRNWKADNQLMTLDNRGMIPDVDIKNVGAYIKGTKPVGNIIISAGVRIDSTKSEANRNALGTANNRLYDSYYNSYDLSQTDTYLSGNIVARYKIDKRSSVYVGLGHTVRVPDPEERFIALKKPMTKPNWVGNPNLNPTKNNEIDAGFEYYRGLFGIKGNIFYSDLTDYIYLTRINPIRYETKPAQSYQNIDAHIYGGDLTAVGMLTDTVSVEAGVAYQRGKKDSGNYTDSDLAEIPPLKTRIAVKYDNGTAFGQIEGIYASPQEDVDSDLNEQKTKSYYVINIKTGLNAGNRAFIGLGIDNLFDKNYYTHLSYLRNPFSSGTKVPEPGRFVYMNVSYRF, encoded by the coding sequence ATGAGAAAGCTTTTAGCAGCAGGACTGGTATTGCCAACATTTTTTTATGCTTCAGCTCAGGAAGTTATAAAGATCAAAAAAATAACAGTTGCTGAAGAGATAACAGCAGAGGAAACCGTTGGAGAGACAAGAGAAACTACAGGAGAAGAAATTAAAATAACAAGACAGATAGATGTAGGAGAGATCCTTTCAAACCTTTTCCCTGAAGTTAACCACATAAGAAAAGGAGGAACAGCAAACGACATAACAATCAGAGGATTTGGAAGGGATAACATAAATGTTCTGATAGATGGACAGAGAATATATGGTGCCTGCCCTAATAGAATGGATCCACCTATTTTTCATATGTCAACCAGACAGGTTAAAGAGGTTCAGATATTAGAGGGACCTTTTGATGTTGCAAACCAGGGATCCCTTGCAGGCGTTGTAAATCTGATCTCAAAAGATCCAGACAAAGGTAAAGGAGGTTCATTGTATTTTACAGGAGGATATTTTAATTACCTTCACGGTGGTTTTGACGGTTATGCAGGTAACGATCTTGCAAGAGTGCTTGTTGGATATTCCAAACAGTATTCAAAACCTTACAAATCAGGAGAAGGGAAAAAAATTACCGAGTATGCTAATTACAAATCTTCAGAGATAGACCACACAGCGTTTGACATAGACAACGCATGGGCAAAGATTGTAATTACCCCAAACAATGAAAATGAGATAAAAATAAATTACGCTTTTGACGAAGCAAAAGATGTTTTATATCCATATCTTCTGATGGACGCTGTTTATGATAGAACCCATAGAGTAAATGGTGAATATTTCATAAAGCCTCTGGGCGTTAAAATTTCAGCCTACTGGAACTTTGTAAAACATGACATGCAGGACAGATGGAGAACCACATCAGCAACATGGACAAGAGGCTACATGATGAGAACCCTTGCAAAAACAAAAACATACGGTGCAAAGGTAGAAAAAGGTCTCAGTATAGGTGATATCAAACTGCAAACCGGTGTTGATGCTTATTTGAGAAACTGGAAAGCGGACAATCAGCTTATGACATTGGACAACAGAGGAATGATACCTGATGTTGACATAAAGAATGTAGGTGCATACATAAAAGGAACAAAACCTGTTGGAAATATTATAATCTCAGCCGGTGTTAGAATTGACAGCACAAAATCTGAAGCAAACAGGAACGCACTTGGAACTGCAAACAATAGACTTTACGACTCATACTACAACAGCTATGATCTTTCCCAGACAGACACATATCTTTCAGGGAACATCGTGGCAAGATATAAAATAGATAAAAGATCAAGCGTTTATGTAGGTCTTGGACATACAGTCAGAGTTCCTGATCCTGAAGAAAGATTTATAGCTCTTAAAAAACCGATGACAAAACCTAACTGGGTGGGAAATCCAAACCTTAATCCAACAAAAAATAACGAGATTGATGCAGGTTTTGAGTATTACCGGGGTCTGTTTGGGATAAAGGGGAATATTTTCTACAGCGATCTGACCGATTACATATACCTGACAAGAATAAACCCGATCAGGTATGAAACAAAACCAGCTCAGTCCTACCAGAACATTGATGCCCACATATACGGTGGGGATCTGACAGCTGTAGGTATGCTGACAGACACTGTTTCTGTTGAGGCAGGGGTTGCTTACCAGAGGGGAAAAAAGGACAGTGGAAATTACACAGACAGCGATCTTGCAGAGATACCTCCTCTTAAAACAAGGATCGCCGTAAAATACGACAACGGAACAGCCTTTGGACAGATTGAGGGAATTTATGCTTCACCTCAAGAAGATGTTGACAGCGATCTGAACGAACAAAAAACAAAATCATACTATGTGATCAACATAAAGACAGGATTAAATGCAGGAAACAGAGCCTTCATAGGACTTGGTATAGACAACCTTTTTGATAAAAACTACTACACCCACCTTTCATACCTGAGAAATCCATTTAGCAGTGGAACAAAAGTTCCCGAACCAGGCAGATTTGTATATATGAATGTTAGTTATAGATTTTAA
- a CDS encoding GGDEF domain-containing protein, translated as MDIDKIRLIYLFTTVGSVVLISIAFLHLLKGDIDMFAFEMLIASGGILNAVLLKITKNVTVAENFILFGMLILICGILVHGGYNRTGIYWIYTYPLLTFFLKGNKTGIIWNFVFFLAVLILAFLDYKNIVPVAFSQDEIRQALLAYTIVMVLAYIFEEALLKSYKEVSRLAVTDQLTGLYNRHYIFEKLNDEIERAKRFGKKFCLILLDIDDFKNINDRFGHDVGDYVLFEVAQVLRDTTRSVDTVGRLGGEEFIIICPNTDIVGGLIIAEKIRSSVSELHIPDVGRITVSVGVAEFTGEETPHELIKFADTALYRAKRSGKNKVEIYSKNGNVIRYGIDLLKIKRPASAGRH; from the coding sequence TTGGATATAGATAAGATCAGGCTGATTTACCTTTTTACAACTGTTGGATCGGTTGTTCTTATATCTATAGCTTTTCTTCATCTTTTAAAAGGCGACATAGATATGTTTGCCTTTGAGATGCTTATCGCTTCAGGCGGTATTCTAAACGCTGTCTTGCTTAAAATCACAAAAAATGTAACAGTTGCAGAAAATTTTATCCTGTTTGGTATGCTAATCCTTATCTGTGGGATACTGGTTCACGGGGGATACAACAGAACAGGAATTTACTGGATATACACCTATCCTCTGCTTACTTTTTTTCTCAAAGGAAACAAAACAGGTATTATCTGGAATTTTGTTTTCTTTTTGGCAGTGCTGATATTGGCATTTTTAGATTACAAAAATATAGTTCCTGTGGCTTTTTCTCAAGATGAGATCAGACAGGCTCTTCTTGCTTACACAATTGTTATGGTTCTTGCTTACATATTTGAAGAAGCACTGCTCAAATCTTACAAGGAGGTTTCAAGACTTGCTGTTACAGATCAGTTGACAGGTCTATACAACAGGCATTACATATTTGAGAAGCTTAATGATGAGATAGAAAGGGCTAAAAGGTTTGGTAAGAAGTTTTGTTTGATTTTGCTTGATATTGATGATTTTAAAAATATAAATGACAGATTTGGTCATGATGTTGGAGATTATGTTCTTTTTGAGGTTGCACAGGTGTTGAGAGATACAACAAGGTCTGTTGATACTGTAGGCAGACTTGGCGGCGAGGAGTTTATAATCATATGTCCCAATACAGACATAGTAGGGGGATTAATAATAGCAGAAAAGATAAGATCCTCTGTTAGTGAACTTCATATTCCTGATGTGGGCAGGATAACTGTTAGTGTGGGAGTTGCAGAGTTTACCGGCGAAGAAACCCCACATGAACTGATAAAATTTGCTGATACAGCTCTGTATAGAGCAAAAAGATCAGGTAAAAATAAGGTTGAGATATATTCTAAAAACGGAAATGTTATAAGATACGGTATTGATCTTCTCAAAATAAAAAGACCTGCCTCTGCAGGCAGGCATTGA
- a CDS encoding c-type cytochrome codes for MKKIMFLALTGVLALTFSSDALTREEIEKDPILKGKMLAKRCSWCHDINKTIVAPPFKVILKRYKDIPKETLKKQFFDAIKNGSKGKWHDWLKGHVQTRLGKGDVMYMPPQKPYYTDEEIKLIVDWLLTLKK; via the coding sequence ATGAAAAAAATTATGTTTTTAGCTTTAACAGGGGTATTAGCACTTACTTTTTCAAGCGATGCTTTAACAAGAGAAGAGATTGAAAAAGATCCCATATTAAAAGGAAAGATGCTTGCAAAGAGATGCTCATGGTGTCACGACATAAATAAAACAATAGTAGCTCCTCCTTTCAAGGTAATATTAAAAAGGTATAAAGATATCCCTAAAGAAACCTTAAAAAAACAGTTTTTTGATGCCATAAAAAACGGAAGTAAAGGAAAATGGCATGACTGGCTAAAGGGTCATGTTCAAACAAGACTGGGCAAAGGAGATGTTATGTATATGCCTCCTCAAAAGCCTTACTATACAGATGAGGAGATAAAACTGATAGTAGACTGGTTGCTGACCCTAAAAAAATAG
- a CDS encoding SCO family protein — protein MKRLAGILSIILMFCHISFGYQFYGYPYVQKIKNFTLIDQNGKEVSFYDFRGKYLLVFFGYTYCPDVCPTSMLRIKETLDHLGSYKRYVHVLFISVDPERDTPELLKKFISFYDPSGKYITGLTGKPEEIKKVAKMFKAYYEKVPIKNNPEVGYLVDHTAFIYLVDKNGILRIIFRPANDDPKRIAQDIIRVIKIFGVE, from the coding sequence ATGAAGCGGCTGGCAGGAATTTTGAGTATTATTCTTATGTTTTGTCATATCTCTTTTGGATATCAGTTTTACGGTTATCCTTATGTTCAGAAAATCAAAAATTTCACGCTTATAGACCAGAATGGGAAAGAGGTGAGTTTTTATGATTTTAGGGGAAAATATCTTCTTGTATTCTTCGGATATACATACTGTCCTGATGTTTGTCCTACATCTATGCTCAGGATAAAAGAAACCCTCGACCACCTTGGCAGTTATAAAAGGTATGTCCATGTTCTTTTTATTTCTGTTGATCCTGAAAGGGATACACCTGAGCTTTTGAAAAAGTTTATTTCTTTTTATGATCCTTCAGGTAAGTATATAACGGGGCTTACAGGGAAACCTGAAGAGATAAAAAAGGTTGCCAAAATGTTCAAAGCATACTACGAGAAGGTTCCGATAAAGAACAATCCCGAGGTTGGTTATCTTGTGGATCATACTGCTTTTATATATCTTGTGGATAAAAACGGGATTTTAAGAATTATTTTTAGACCTGCAAATGATGATCCAAAAAGGATAGCTCAGGATATAATACGGGTAATAAAAATTTTTGGAGTTGAATAA